The Pontibacter pudoricolor genome contains a region encoding:
- a CDS encoding CPBP family intramembrane glutamic endopeptidase, translating to MKNKISLLFWIIGFILLNLYFNGIPKLIQLDVLPWLAYAGGFFLLAFIVARYLLGLQGLNSFGLPMQQGWIRDLGIGFLVGSAVWGLKYLVYYSLGKFDVTGLMDTGFIVGMLAQALLGMLLVSAINDIMIRGYWFAYLKKENLLKWFMLVTTVLYVADDFWNEGFGWQNMLFSALLGLALAYTVLKTNAIWMAIGIHFGSNMLFRVMAGFNGQGIFKLENVTDGTMYEYVGLTITALLLPLVYLLLRNRNITARATAQTIATDLPETKLI from the coding sequence ATGAAAAATAAGATTTCTTTACTGTTCTGGATCATTGGGTTTATACTGCTTAACCTGTATTTCAACGGCATCCCCAAGCTGATTCAGCTGGATGTACTTCCCTGGTTGGCGTATGCCGGCGGCTTCTTTCTGCTAGCTTTTATAGTTGCCCGCTACCTGCTTGGGCTTCAGGGGCTGAACAGTTTTGGTTTGCCAATGCAGCAAGGCTGGATACGCGACCTGGGTATCGGTTTCCTGGTTGGTTCAGCTGTCTGGGGACTGAAATACCTGGTATACTATAGTTTAGGTAAGTTTGATGTAACAGGCCTGATGGATACCGGATTTATAGTTGGGATGCTGGCACAAGCGCTGCTGGGCATGTTGCTGGTCTCGGCCATAAACGATATCATGATCCGGGGCTACTGGTTTGCCTACCTTAAAAAAGAGAACCTGCTGAAATGGTTTATGCTGGTAACGACAGTGCTTTATGTTGCAGATGATTTCTGGAACGAAGGCTTTGGCTGGCAGAATATGCTTTTCTCTGCTCTGCTTGGTCTTGCACTGGCTTACACAGTTCTGAAAACCAACGCCATCTGGATGGCTATAGGTATACACTTTGGCAGCAACATGCTGTTCAGGGTAATGGCCGGTTTCAATGGGCAGGGAATCTTTAAATTGGAGAATGTGACCGATGGCACTATGTACGAATATGTTGGGTTAACTATAACTGCACTGCTGCTTCCGTTGGTGTACCTGCTGCTCCGAAACAGGAATATTACAGCCCGGGCAACTGCACAAACTATAGCCACTGATTTACCTGAAACAAAGCTGATCTGA
- a CDS encoding thiol-disulfide oxidoreductase DCC family protein — MQTDREKLQDKAIVFYDGSCGFCQASVQFILKHNRKQDLYFATLQGEVLQQVVPPSQIPDPLPDAVLFYEQDNLYFASDAALRIARHLNFPLALFSYFRFIPVSFRDKIYSFIARHRYKIAGRREACLLPEPHQRARFIN; from the coding sequence ATGCAAACTGACCGGGAAAAGCTGCAGGATAAGGCTATTGTTTTTTACGATGGCTCCTGCGGCTTTTGCCAGGCCAGCGTACAGTTCATTTTAAAGCATAACCGGAAGCAGGATCTGTACTTTGCAACGTTGCAGGGAGAGGTGCTGCAACAGGTTGTACCCCCATCACAAATACCCGACCCGTTGCCCGATGCTGTGCTGTTTTATGAACAGGACAACCTATATTTTGCTTCAGATGCAGCCCTCCGGATTGCCCGTCATCTTAATTTTCCGTTAGCGCTGTTTTCCTATTTCAGGTTTATTCCAGTATCTTTCCGCGATAAAATCTATAGTTTCATAGCCAGGCACCGCTACAAAATTGCCGGCCGCCGCGAAGCCTGTTTGCTTCCGGAGCCACACCAGCGGGCCAGGTTTATAAACTAG
- the chrA gene encoding chromate efflux transporter — MNTELKELTKLFLKLGFIAFGGPAAHIAMMQDEVVVKRRWMSEQHFLDLIGATNLIPGPNSTELAIHIGYDRAGWRGLLVAGLCFILPAVFITGCFAWLYKSYGQLPALQPYQYGIKPAIIAIILAAVFPLAKKSLKSVTLGVIGALALGLAIVGIGEIYVLFGAGFVALLLALLRQKYLPTRLQSIAIVPLWQVAVTASNTKLFFIFLKIGSILYGSGYVLFAFLDTELVLTGLLTRQQLIDAIAVGQFTPGPVFSSVTFVGYQLNGWSGAVVATIGIFLPSFVFVALLKPIVKYMRNSPLMAAFLDAVNVASVAAIVAVCFEMGKDTITDWRTIVIALVSVAITFGFRKVNSALVVIGGALLGYLLTLL; from the coding sequence ATGAACACCGAATTAAAAGAGCTTACAAAGCTATTCCTGAAACTGGGCTTTATCGCTTTTGGCGGGCCTGCCGCGCACATTGCCATGATGCAGGACGAAGTGGTTGTAAAACGACGCTGGATGAGCGAACAGCACTTTCTGGACCTGATCGGGGCTACCAATTTAATTCCCGGACCAAACAGTACCGAGCTGGCCATCCACATTGGTTACGACCGGGCTGGCTGGCGGGGCTTGCTGGTGGCTGGCCTTTGCTTTATACTTCCGGCTGTGTTTATTACGGGCTGCTTTGCCTGGCTATACAAAAGCTACGGACAGTTGCCGGCGCTTCAACCTTACCAGTATGGCATTAAACCGGCCATTATCGCTATTATTCTCGCTGCTGTTTTTCCGCTGGCTAAAAAGTCGCTAAAGTCGGTTACGCTGGGTGTGATTGGGGCTTTGGCTTTAGGGCTGGCTATAGTTGGCATTGGCGAGATTTATGTGCTGTTCGGAGCTGGTTTTGTGGCGCTGCTGCTTGCCTTGCTCCGCCAGAAATACCTCCCGACAAGGCTGCAAAGTATAGCTATAGTTCCGCTCTGGCAGGTGGCCGTTACTGCCAGCAACACCAAACTGTTCTTTATCTTCCTGAAAATAGGGTCAATACTTTATGGCAGCGGCTATGTGCTTTTTGCCTTCCTGGATACGGAGCTGGTTTTAACCGGGCTTTTAACCAGGCAGCAACTGATAGATGCCATTGCCGTGGGACAATTTACACCGGGCCCGGTTTTTTCATCCGTTACATTTGTGGGCTATCAACTTAATGGCTGGAGTGGTGCCGTGGTAGCAACTATAGGTATTTTTTTGCCTTCGTTTGTGTTTGTGGCCCTACTTAAACCAATTGTAAAGTATATGCGCAACTCGCCTTTAATGGCTGCTTTCCTGGATGCCGTAAATGTGGCATCGGTGGCGGCTATAGTTGCGGTTTGCTTTGAGATGGGCAAAGACACTATCACCGACTGGAGAACTATAGTTATTGCCCTGGTAAGTGTAGCCATCACCTTCGGCTTCCGGAAAGTGAACAGTGCGCTTGTTGTTATTGGCGGCGCGTTGCTGGGATATCTTTTAACCTTGCTATAG
- a CDS encoding YhcH/YjgK/YiaL family protein, which produces MVLDKLSNADRYVCMHPLFAQAFKFLQETDLATIATGVHEIEGKKLFAIVSEAAGVTKDNYKLEVHRKYIDIQYVISGTDHMGWKDLALCDEPNDPYNEEREAAFFPDKTENWFDVSAGSFTIFYPDDAHAAMVTGERVVKKVVLKIAVEA; this is translated from the coding sequence ATGGTTCTCGATAAACTCTCCAACGCTGACCGCTATGTGTGCATGCACCCGCTTTTTGCACAGGCCTTTAAATTTTTACAGGAAACCGACCTGGCAACTATAGCCACAGGCGTGCACGAAATTGAAGGCAAAAAACTGTTCGCTATAGTTTCGGAAGCTGCAGGTGTTACCAAAGACAACTATAAACTGGAAGTGCACCGTAAGTACATCGACATACAGTATGTTATTTCCGGAACTGACCACATGGGCTGGAAAGACCTGGCCCTTTGCGACGAACCCAACGACCCTTACAACGAAGAACGCGAAGCCGCTTTTTTTCCGGATAAAACGGAAAACTGGTTTGATGTATCCGCCGGTTCGTTCACTATTTTTTACCCGGACGATGCCCATGCCGCTATGGTTACCGGCGAGCGTGTGGTAAAAAAAGTTGTGTTGAAGATTGCAGTAGAGGCATAA
- a CDS encoding succinate dehydrogenase cytochrome b subunit, with protein MNWFTKTFSSTLGRKFIMSITGLFLCSFLVVHLVGNLTLFRQDGGEAFNIYSHFMANNPIIRTMEFVLVAGFLFHIYDAIVLTRRNKAARPVDYANSHPEQNSTWSSRNMGLLGTIILVFLLVHLWNFFVPARFGELEGVPDKDYLNLYSEVVLAFKNPIYVALYVIAMIALAYHLIHGFQSAFQSLGLTHKKYTPFIQKFGYAFSVLICLGFAAIPLYFFFFV; from the coding sequence ATGAATTGGTTTACTAAAACGTTTTCCAGTACACTCGGACGCAAGTTCATCATGTCGATCACGGGTCTGTTCCTCTGCTCGTTCCTGGTGGTTCACCTGGTTGGTAACCTGACCTTATTCAGACAGGATGGCGGCGAGGCTTTTAACATCTATTCGCATTTCATGGCTAACAACCCGATTATCCGTACCATGGAGTTCGTATTAGTGGCAGGTTTCCTGTTCCACATTTATGATGCTATTGTGCTTACCCGTCGCAACAAGGCAGCACGCCCTGTAGATTACGCAAACAGCCATCCTGAGCAGAACAGCACCTGGTCATCCAGAAACATGGGCCTGCTGGGTACTATTATCCTTGTGTTCCTGCTGGTGCACCTTTGGAATTTCTTCGTACCTGCCCGTTTCGGCGAATTGGAAGGTGTTCCGGATAAAGATTATCTTAACCTTTACAGCGAAGTAGTTTTAGCTTTTAAAAACCCGATCTATGTGGCATTATATGTAATCGCTATGATTGCGCTTGCTTACCACCTGATCCACGGTTTCCAGAGCGCGTTCCAGTCGCTGGGCCTGACACACAAAAAGTACACACCATTTATCCAGAAGTTCGGTTACGCATTTTCAGTTTTGATCTGCCTCGGCTTTGCTGCCATTCCGCTCTACTTCTTTTTCTTCGTGTAA
- a CDS encoding T9SS type B sorting domain-containing protein, which produces MVMYTDRASVAEDPEVTISMGDGNVVIVDRKSVTPVGDLSDMIDKEVFTWEYTYGADGTYTVAWNGINRNPGILNITPPSDQLTFYISTTINVSALRGFNSTPILTVAPIDKAAVGKRWVHNPGAYDPEGDSLSFKLRVPMRTDIAGNISPVPGYSLPDRTFSCNTSSGSGSAIFTLNMENGQLVWDAPCRKGEYNVAFVVEEWRVTAKGGRIKLGEVVRDMQILVIDAPNDPPVLEPLDTCIIAGETFTGIVRATDKNSDLINITAFGGILLPGPGGAAPRASFTQLTKTPGLATGRLTWSTECADVRERPYQVVFRAEDQPKAGQKLADLQPWNIRVVGPPPQNLRAEGGDRTVKLDWDKYICQNAETMRIYRREGPSNFVPDRCETGVPASSGYVFIAEVRKDANGNWPTTYTDTDLKAGVQYCYIIYAEFPSPGRGKSIASREVCIMVDQDIPYLTNVTVTNTSTTAGQITVQWTQPRKVDKLTPPLQYRLYRKEGQAGANTGYVEVRRTNTLSDTIFKDTGLNTVEKAYRYKLEFYQSATTAGPPTVLRDTTSASSVFLTIKPSTDENKNIALTWTYSVPWRNEILPHTIFRREGTTGEFKAIATVTASPKGGTFVDAGSAAAPLERGKTYCYYVLANGTYQLSEIKEPLENKSQQVCAELPKLVCPPILTIDELNCDEFLASPTEPPYQNVLTWEPQITGDCTDKIKHYTVYFKGPGQTDYTQIAQVPANITKYTHTGLESFAGCYVVTATDVNDVESEFSNEECKDNCFYFMLPNIITPNGDNLNDVFTPDKKARFIKSVKFTVFNRWGVKVFEGNDKDINWPGTDSKGNRLNDGVYYYEAQVEFFSIDPANTSKKYKGWVEIVR; this is translated from the coding sequence ATGGTTATGTATACGGACCGCGCCTCTGTAGCCGAAGATCCGGAGGTAACAATTTCGATGGGTGATGGAAATGTTGTTATAGTTGACCGTAAATCTGTTACACCTGTCGGAGACCTCTCTGACATGATAGATAAGGAAGTATTTACATGGGAATATACGTACGGAGCCGACGGAACGTACACTGTAGCCTGGAATGGTATTAACCGTAACCCGGGCATTTTAAACATTACTCCTCCATCAGACCAACTGACCTTTTACATTTCTACAACTATAAACGTTAGTGCCCTGCGGGGTTTTAACAGCACACCAATCCTGACAGTAGCACCTATAGATAAAGCAGCTGTAGGGAAGAGGTGGGTACACAACCCGGGCGCGTACGATCCGGAAGGGGATAGCCTGTCGTTTAAACTGCGCGTGCCAATGCGTACTGATATTGCCGGAAACATTTCGCCGGTGCCGGGCTATAGTTTACCCGACCGTACCTTTAGCTGCAATACCTCCTCAGGGTCCGGTTCAGCCATTTTTACCCTGAACATGGAAAACGGGCAGCTGGTTTGGGATGCTCCTTGTCGGAAGGGAGAATATAACGTGGCATTTGTAGTAGAGGAATGGCGCGTAACAGCCAAAGGTGGCAGAATTAAACTGGGTGAGGTGGTACGCGACATGCAGATATTGGTTATTGATGCTCCAAACGATCCTCCGGTACTCGAACCACTCGACACCTGTATTATTGCCGGGGAGACCTTTACCGGTATAGTTCGGGCAACTGATAAGAATAGCGACCTGATCAATATCACAGCTTTTGGTGGCATTTTGCTGCCTGGCCCCGGAGGCGCTGCCCCTCGTGCCAGCTTTACCCAGCTAACAAAGACACCTGGCCTTGCCACTGGCCGCCTTACATGGTCTACGGAATGTGCTGATGTGCGTGAGCGGCCATACCAGGTGGTTTTCAGGGCAGAAGACCAACCAAAAGCAGGCCAGAAGCTGGCCGACCTGCAACCATGGAATATTCGTGTTGTTGGGCCGCCGCCGCAGAACCTGCGGGCTGAAGGTGGGGACCGAACCGTTAAGCTCGACTGGGACAAATATATATGCCAGAATGCGGAAACAATGCGCATTTATCGCCGCGAAGGGCCGTCTAACTTTGTGCCGGACAGATGTGAGACGGGTGTGCCAGCCAGCTCAGGTTATGTGTTTATAGCTGAAGTTCGGAAAGATGCCAACGGAAACTGGCCGACCACTTATACGGATACCGATTTAAAGGCTGGGGTACAGTATTGCTACATTATCTATGCTGAGTTCCCATCGCCGGGCCGTGGTAAAAGTATAGCCAGCCGCGAAGTGTGTATCATGGTGGACCAGGATATACCATACCTGACAAATGTAACGGTAACCAACACCAGCACAACAGCCGGCCAGATAACCGTGCAATGGACACAACCACGCAAAGTAGATAAGCTTACACCTCCTTTACAGTATCGTTTATACCGCAAAGAGGGACAAGCAGGAGCCAATACAGGATATGTGGAGGTTAGGAGAACAAATACTCTTTCTGACACTATTTTTAAGGATACTGGCCTGAATACTGTTGAGAAAGCCTACCGCTACAAACTGGAGTTCTATCAGTCGGCAACTACGGCCGGGCCACCAACTGTATTGCGCGATACTACTTCGGCGTCAAGCGTGTTCCTGACAATAAAGCCATCGACAGATGAAAATAAGAATATTGCCCTAACCTGGACCTATAGTGTGCCGTGGCGAAACGAAATATTGCCGCATACTATCTTCAGGCGCGAAGGCACAACCGGGGAATTTAAAGCGATTGCTACAGTAACAGCCTCACCTAAGGGGGGAACATTTGTGGATGCAGGTTCGGCGGCAGCGCCTCTGGAGCGTGGTAAAACCTATTGTTACTATGTGTTGGCAAATGGCACTTACCAGCTCTCAGAAATAAAAGAGCCGCTAGAGAACAAGAGCCAGCAGGTATGTGCGGAGCTGCCAAAACTGGTTTGTCCACCGATTCTGACTATAGATGAGCTGAATTGCGACGAGTTCCTGGCCAGCCCTACGGAGCCACCATACCAGAACGTACTTACCTGGGAGCCTCAGATTACCGGCGACTGTACAGATAAGATCAAGCACTACACGGTTTACTTTAAAGGCCCGGGACAAACAGATTACACACAAATTGCCCAGGTGCCGGCCAACATTACCAAGTACACGCACACCGGCCTGGAGTCGTTTGCCGGATGTTATGTAGTGACCGCAACCGATGTAAATGATGTGGAAAGCGAGTTCAGTAACGAAGAGTGTAAAGACAACTGCTTCTACTTTATGCTGCCGAACATCATTACCCCGAACGGCGACAACCTGAACGATGTGTTTACGCCAGACAAAAAAGCGCGCTTTATAAAGTCGGTGAAGTTTACAGTGTTTAACCGCTGGGGTGTAAAAGTATTTGAGGGCAATGATAAAGACATCAACTGGCCGGGCACCGACTCTAAAGGCAACCGACTGAACGATGGCGTTTATTATTACGAAGCACAGGTTGAATTCTTCTCGATAGATCCGGCAAATACATCTAAAAAGTATAAAGGCTGGGTAGAGATCGTACGTTAA
- a CDS encoding copper-translocating P-type ATPase — MEHHHAHQHTSSGNGQQSHHPTGHDKHAGHHVADFWQRFIICTIVSVPVLALSQMIQMWFGFELAFPGDKYLLALLSTFIFIYGGYPFLKGLYDEVRDNAIGMMTLIGIAITVAWAYSVAVTFGLPGMDFYWEMATLIDIMLIGHYFEMKSVMGASRSLELLVKMMPATAHHIMEGHIHDMPVEELKAGDKVLVKPGEKIPVDGVVLEGESYLDESMLTGESKPVKKEKDSKVIGGSINSNGSLTIQVLSTGRDSYLHKVIKLVEDAQHVKSKTQNFADRAARILTFVALGGGIVTLVTWLLLGHSFVFALERMVTVMVISCPHALGLAVPLVVAISTSVSAQKGLLIRNRTAFENARLITTIIFDKTGTLTKGTHELQKVVVLDSQYDEREILRMASGVEQHSEHYIATGLLKKVKAAGIAIPKAENFNYLPGKGLEGTVEGRSVKVVGPNYLKDQQIAVEEVKDASARTIVYVLIDNAVAGYLSFSDQIREESFESVAILKKAGIKNLLLTGDNENAAKKVKEELQMDGYLANVLPHEKLEKVKELQASGEYVAMTGDGVNDAPALAQADVGIAVGSGTDVAAETADIILVNSNPKDIANLILFGRATYNKMMQNLWWAAGYNIVAIPLAAGVLYNWGIMLSPAIGAVLMSLSTIVVAINAQLLKRQIA; from the coding sequence ATGGAACACCATCACGCGCATCAGCATACGTCATCCGGCAACGGCCAGCAGAGCCACCATCCAACAGGACACGACAAACATGCAGGGCACCATGTAGCTGACTTCTGGCAACGCTTTATAATCTGCACCATTGTCTCGGTTCCGGTACTAGCATTATCACAAATGATACAAATGTGGTTTGGCTTTGAACTCGCTTTTCCGGGCGATAAATATCTGTTAGCCCTACTTTCTACATTTATATTTATTTATGGCGGTTATCCTTTCTTAAAAGGTTTATATGATGAAGTAAGGGATAACGCAATAGGCATGATGACCCTTATCGGGATTGCCATTACAGTTGCCTGGGCTTATAGTGTGGCTGTCACTTTCGGGTTGCCCGGAATGGATTTCTATTGGGAAATGGCGACTCTGATTGACATCATGCTTATCGGGCACTATTTCGAAATGAAATCGGTCATGGGTGCGTCCCGTTCGCTTGAACTACTGGTAAAAATGATGCCTGCCACTGCCCATCATATCATGGAGGGCCACATTCACGACATGCCTGTAGAAGAATTGAAGGCAGGCGACAAGGTACTGGTGAAACCGGGGGAAAAAATTCCGGTGGATGGCGTTGTGCTGGAAGGTGAGAGCTATCTTGACGAAAGCATGCTGACGGGAGAAAGTAAACCTGTAAAAAAAGAAAAAGACAGCAAGGTAATTGGAGGCTCAATAAACAGTAACGGCTCGTTGACCATACAGGTACTAAGTACAGGCCGCGACAGCTACCTGCATAAAGTAATAAAGCTGGTAGAGGACGCTCAGCATGTGAAATCAAAAACCCAGAACTTTGCCGACCGTGCTGCCAGGATACTGACCTTTGTAGCATTAGGTGGGGGTATAGTTACGCTTGTGACCTGGCTGTTGCTTGGACACTCTTTTGTATTTGCCTTAGAGCGAATGGTGACGGTTATGGTTATTTCCTGCCCGCATGCCCTGGGGTTGGCCGTTCCGCTGGTAGTAGCAATTTCCACCTCTGTTTCCGCACAAAAGGGCTTACTGATACGCAACAGAACCGCCTTTGAAAACGCCCGGCTTATCACCACCATCATTTTTGATAAAACAGGCACACTTACAAAAGGAACGCACGAGCTGCAGAAAGTGGTGGTTTTAGACAGCCAATATGATGAAAGGGAAATTTTGCGAATGGCATCTGGGGTTGAACAACATTCGGAACATTACATTGCTACCGGCCTTCTTAAAAAAGTAAAAGCAGCAGGAATTGCGATACCAAAAGCAGAAAACTTCAACTACCTGCCGGGCAAAGGTTTGGAAGGGACTGTGGAAGGCAGAAGTGTGAAAGTGGTGGGCCCAAATTACCTTAAAGATCAGCAAATTGCTGTTGAAGAAGTTAAAGATGCATCGGCACGGACAATAGTGTATGTTTTAATTGACAATGCAGTTGCGGGGTATCTCTCTTTTTCAGACCAGATCAGGGAAGAATCATTTGAATCGGTAGCCATCCTGAAAAAGGCGGGCATTAAAAACCTGCTGCTTACCGGCGACAATGAAAACGCAGCAAAAAAGGTGAAGGAAGAGTTACAGATGGATGGATATTTAGCCAATGTGCTGCCTCACGAAAAACTGGAAAAAGTAAAAGAGTTACAAGCTAGTGGCGAGTATGTAGCCATGACCGGAGATGGCGTGAACGATGCCCCGGCACTGGCCCAGGCAGATGTGGGCATAGCCGTTGGTTCAGGAACAGATGTAGCTGCCGAGACTGCAGACATTATTCTGGTTAACTCCAACCCCAAAGACATAGCTAACCTGATATTGTTTGGGAGAGCCACTTATAACAAAATGATGCAGAACCTTTGGTGGGCGGCGGGTTACAACATAGTTGCCATTCCTTTAGCGGCGGGCGTTCTGTACAACTGGGGCATTATGCTAAGCCCGGCTATAGGTGCCGTTTTAATGAGTTTGAGCACCATTGTGGTGGCCATTAATGCCCAACTTTTGAAAAGACAGATCGCTTGA
- the fabD gene encoding ACP S-malonyltransferase yields the protein MKKAYVFPGQGSQFVGMGKDLYEQHDVAKQLFDKANEILGFNITEIMFNGTDEELKQTKVTQPAIFLHSVAQAAVAKDFTPDMVAGHSLGEFSALVASKVLSFEDGLRLVSKRALAMQAACEANPSTMAAILGLEDEKVEEVCASIDEVVVAANYNCPGQLVISGSNKGIEIACEKMKEAGAKRALPLPVGGAFHSPLMKPAEEELAKAINETTFSKGICAVYQNVDAMPHTDPTEIKENLIKQLTAPVRWTQSVQQMIADGATHFVECGPGKVLQGLVKKIDRNAEVSSVE from the coding sequence ATGAAGAAAGCATACGTTTTCCCGGGACAGGGTTCTCAGTTTGTAGGTATGGGCAAAGACCTGTACGAGCAGCACGATGTAGCAAAGCAACTCTTTGATAAAGCAAATGAGATCCTGGGTTTCAACATCACTGAGATCATGTTTAACGGCACCGACGAGGAGCTGAAGCAAACCAAAGTAACACAACCGGCTATTTTCCTGCACTCTGTAGCTCAGGCAGCTGTAGCCAAAGATTTCACTCCGGATATGGTGGCTGGTCACTCACTGGGCGAATTCTCAGCGTTGGTAGCAAGCAAAGTGCTGAGCTTTGAAGATGGCCTGAGACTGGTATCTAAAAGAGCCCTGGCGATGCAGGCCGCCTGCGAAGCAAACCCGTCCACTATGGCTGCTATTCTGGGCCTGGAAGATGAGAAAGTGGAGGAAGTTTGTGCCTCTATTGATGAAGTAGTGGTTGCAGCGAACTATAACTGCCCGGGTCAGCTGGTAATTTCAGGTTCCAACAAAGGCATCGAAATCGCCTGCGAAAAAATGAAAGAGGCAGGAGCGAAGCGCGCCTTGCCATTACCTGTGGGCGGAGCGTTCCATTCGCCGCTGATGAAGCCAGCCGAAGAAGAACTGGCAAAAGCGATTAACGAAACTACTTTCAGCAAAGGTATCTGTGCAGTTTACCAGAACGTGGATGCCATGCCACACACCGACCCAACCGAGATAAAAGAGAACCTGATAAAGCAGTTAACCGCTCCGGTTCGCTGGACACAGTCGGTACAGCAGATGATAGCCGATGGCGCGACGCATTTTGTGGAGTGCGGACCAGGCAAAGTGCTGCAGGGGCTGGTAAAGAAAATCGACCGGAACGCTGAAGTAAGCTCTGTAGAATAA